The following coding sequences are from one Salinicoccus sp. Bachu38 window:
- the tsaE gene encoding tRNA (adenosine(37)-N6)-threonylcarbamoyltransferase complex ATPase subunit type 1 TsaE codes for MEYCIEVTGLSETEKLASTLEKNIGPGTVILLSGDLGAGKTTFTQFLGRALGVKRRMSSPTFNIIKSYDGKCTVHHMDCYRLEESDEDLGFDEYFNEDDISIVEWPIYIEEFLPDEHLSIHIETLGEEKRRFKFSAKGTAYTTILEALENDFPSD; via the coding sequence ATGGAATACTGTATTGAAGTCACCGGCCTGTCCGAGACTGAAAAACTAGCAAGTACTTTGGAAAAGAATATAGGGCCGGGTACTGTCATTCTGCTTTCTGGAGACCTTGGTGCCGGGAAGACGACATTCACCCAATTTCTGGGCCGGGCTCTTGGTGTCAAACGCAGAATGAGTTCTCCCACCTTCAACATCATCAAAAGCTATGATGGGAAATGTACTGTTCATCATATGGACTGCTACCGTCTTGAAGAAAGTGATGAAGATCTTGGGTTCGATGAATATTTTAATGAAGATGATATATCGATTGTGGAATGGCCAATATATATAGAAGAATTTCTGCCAGATGAGCACTTGTCCATTCATATAGAAACACTGGGCGAAGAAAAACGGCGCTTCAAATTTTCTGCAAAGGGTACCGCATACACTACAATACTGGAGGCACTTGAAAATGATTTCCCTTCTGATTGA